Proteins encoded by one window of Misgurnus anguillicaudatus chromosome 4, ASM2758022v2, whole genome shotgun sequence:
- the LOC129420490 gene encoding uncharacterized protein, with amino-acid sequence MDTSDGSVNRIGRTIWTVWGYLSGAVARYLSPEVTDNGNQSVNSRADTVNRNTAKNTDRPVKEIDAEKHKEETKYNPAEARYHVATVEWEKTDVVQEDNNELRVDTTITESNHCKTDDKQTDEAIALDVQVNYENEEKQTKDEAHIEKEVAISIKKHRAKIELDSCERKQELKETEDTEQKDGKEDFDHYNEDDGEEGVMRTEALDDTEVTNQSVQDVDQKTLMSKMEYEETENIRIAEDARDLLGENVVKYVFDKEEQIIYTDQEKTESVEDKETESLVKDEGLPSSLGSLTQDEEDLLKPLENKRLSLLDEYPNISENEGEQTPEKQVIDDIFKNVVEIPGTSATSEPNENIEEDEQQKCLDAGDLPTTEIFGEKEAHEQMLGEIQTQSLLESVETPSGGSKEIFDDSIAHNDIGLKTSVHEAVDEICDASEDTLQSDLLKQDSPETENHSDLTVCDLPQEPSNRPAIGLVNSGDLDQITAVATSLGSFEEMKANISELHIQPEDRLQSSDMTQYEPLNDTFVKATEFETPMLSLEIGAKPIQTLQEMAKCSLKECVELRSEQIGETMKTETDSEDKGEVLMTGSEANNEILELNIEKEGILSQATMETISESLNQDKYESSEHDVNRTELVEDSPDPAEAKTELLKSEVLEETQYLQGKSERYTENIKTEVGLLSETDTTITESNHCKTDDKQTDEAIDLDVQVNYENEEKQTKDEAHIEKEVAISIKHRANIELDSCERKQELKETEDTEQKDGKEDFDHYNEDDGEEGVMRTEALDDTEVTDQSVQDVDQKTLMNKMEYEETENIRIAEDARDLLGENVVKYVFDKEEQIIYTDQEKTESVEDKETESLVKDEGLPSSLGSLTQDEEDLLKPLENKRLSLLDEYPNILENEGIQTPERQVIDDISKNVVEIPGTSATSEPDENIEEDEQQKCLDAGELPTTNVFGEKEAHEIQTQSLLESVETPSGGSKEIFDDSIAHNEIGLKTSTSVNEVADEIFDASEDPLQSDLLKQDSPETENHSDLTVCDLPQEPSNRPAIGLVNSGDLDQITAVATSLGSFEEMKANISELHIPAEDHSQSSDMTQYEPLNETFVKAAEFETPMLSLEIGAKQIQTLQEMAKCSLIECVELRSEQIGETMKTETDSEDKGEVLMTGSEADNEILELNIEKEGILSQATMETISESLNQDTCEASERDVNRTELVEDSPDPAEAKTELLKSEVLEETQYLQGKSERYTENIKTEVGLLSETHSLDTTVEDVEKIINQVMKELIETENKCIQETPCDAEFQKPAECLPAGALLLEGEKEMLGDADQSLVQMKVETVICETVEMQKDEHDVFCPEFEPADAGCEQKERDTVGETPFSCHDEKIETDQPGLKTFDNTSKDLPEVKTEEEESLVDGSATVDLDIQQTSLDFSVQKSRIALKNPLTRPPKDPRKLINKTSTEPSLQKPPPCGLLKAGHGVGVSIQSKGVIGIKLPVIGELPKLRKTEFGQKVREEGKAESRLQVESKSVAQTENSVKQEQASLKPKWTPPKHPGMGSPLMMAELKSKLKAPVKK; translated from the exons ATGGACACTTCTGACGGCTCTGTAAACCGTATTGGTCGCACTATTTGGACAGTTTGG GGTTATCTGTCAGGGGCTGTTGCAAGATATCTTAGCCCGGAAGTCACTGATAATGGAAACCAAAGTGTTAATTCTAGAGCAGATACTGTCAACAGGAATACAGCAAAAAATACTGACAGGCCAGTAAAGGAGATTGATGCTGAGAAACATAAGGAAGAAACAAAATATAATCCAGCAGAGGCCAGATATCATGTTGCCACAGTTGAATGGGAAAAAACTGATGTGGTCCAGGAGGACAATAATGAACTCCGTGTTGATACCACAATTACAGAAAGTAACCATTGCAAAACCGATGACAAGCAAACAGATGAAGCAATAGCTTTAGATGTTCAGGTGAATTATGaaaatgaagaaaaacaaacaaaagatgAAGCACATATTGAAAAAGAAGTTGCTATATCCATCAAGAAGCATAGGGCAAAAATTGAGTTAGATAGTTGTGAACGTAAGCAAGAGCTAAAAGAAACTGAGGACACTGAACAGAAAGATGGAAAAGAAGATTTTGATCATTATAATGAAGATGATGGTGAAGAGGGTGTAATGAGGACAGAAGCTTTAGATGACACAGAAGTTACCAACCAATCTGTCCAAGATGTAGATCAGAAAACGCTGATGAGTAAGATGGAGTATGAAGAGACAGAAAACATCAGGATTGCAGAAGATGCCAGAGACCTTCTCGGGGAAAACGTAGTTAAATATGTATTTGATAAAGAAGAGCAAATCATTTATACGGATCAGGAGAAAACTGAGAGTGTTGAGGACAAAGAAACTGAGTCACTAGTGAAAGATGAAGGGCTGCCTTCCAGTCTGGGGAGTTTAACACAGGATGAGGAAGACCTTTTGAAGCCTCTTGAGAATAAAAGGCTCAGTTTATTGGACGAATACCCAAACATTTCAGAAAATGAGGGGGAACAGACACCAGAAAAACAAGTAATagatgacatttttaaaaatgtggttGAGATACCTGGAACTAGTGCTACAAGTGAGCCGAATGAAAACATTGAAGAAGATGAACAACAAAAGTGTCTGGACGCTGGTGACTTGCCAACTACAGAAATTTTTGGTGAGAAGGAAGCCCATGAGCAGATGCTGGGAGAAATCCAAACACAATCTCTATTAGAGTCAGTAGAAACACCGTCAGGGGGTTCAAAAGAAATATTTGATGATAGCATTGCACACAATGACATAGGGCTGAAAACATCGGTACATGAAGCAGTAGATGAAATTTGTGATGCATCAGAGGACACCCTGCAGTCAGATTTATTAAAACAGGATTCTCCTGAAACAGAAAATCATTCAGACCTTACTGTCTGTGACCTCCCTCAAGAACCAAGTAACAGACCAGCGATCGGATTAGTGAATTCAGGGGATTTGGACCAAATTACTGCAGTCGCAACATCTTTAGGATCTTTTGAGGAGATGAAGGCCAACATAAGCGAGCTGCACATTCAACCAGAAGATCGGTTACAAAGCTCTGATATGACCCAATATGAACCCTTAAATGACACGTTTGTGAAAGCAACTGAGTTTGAAACTCCAATGTTATCCTTAGAAATTGGTGCAAAACCAATTCAGACACTTCAGGAAATGGCCAAGTGTTCTCTCAAGGAATGTGTTGAATTAAGAAGTGAGCAGATTGGTGAAACCATGAAAACAGAGACTGATTCAGAAGATAAAGGAGAAGTCTTGATGACAGGCAGTGAAGCAAACAATGAGATTCTTGAGCTGAACATAGAAAAAGAAGGCATACTGTCTCAAGCAACAATGGAAACTATCAGTGAATCACTAAATCAAGATAAATATGAATCTTCAGAGCATGACGTCAATCGAACAGAACTTGTAGAGGATTCACCAGATCCTGCAGAAGCAAAAACTGAATTATTGAAGTCAGAGGTTCTGGAGGAAACCCAATATTTGCAGGGGAAATCAGAGAGATACACTGAGAACATCAAGACAGAGGTCGGACTGTTAAGTGAAACAGACACCACAATTACAGAAAGTAACCATTGCAAAACCGATGACAAGCAAACAGATGAAGCGATAGATTTAGATGTTCAGGTGAATTATGaaaatgaagaaaaacaaacaaaagatgAAGCACATATTGAAAAAGAAGTTGCTATATCCATCAAGCATAGGGCAAATATTGAGTTAGATAGTTGTGAACGTAAGCAAGAGCTAAAAGAAACTGAGGACACTGAACAGAAAGATGGAAAAGAAGATTTTGATCATTATAATGAAGATGATGGTGAAGAGGGTGTAATGAGGACAGAAGCTTTAGATGACACAGAAGTTACCGACCAATCTGTCCAAGATGTAGATCAGAAAACGCTGATGAATAAGATGGAGTATGAAGAGACAGAAAACATCAGGATTGCAGAAGATGCCAGAGACCTTCTCGGGGAAAACGTAGTTAAATATGTATTTGATAAAGAAGAGCAAATCATTTATACGGATCAGGAGAAAACTGAGAGTGTTGAGGACAAAGAAACTGAGTCACTAGTGAAAGATGAAGGGCTGCCTTCCAGTCTGGGGAGTTTAACACAGGATGAGGAAGACCTTTTGAAGCCTCTTGAGAATAAAAGGCTCAGTTTATTGGATGAATACccaaacattttagaaaatgaggGGATACAGACACCAGAAAGACAAGTAATAGATGACATTTCTAAAAATGTGGTTGAGATACCTGGAACTAGTGCTACAAGTGAGCCGGATGAAAACATTGAAGAAGATGAACAACAAAAGTGTCTGGACGCTGGTGAATTACCAACTACAAATGTTTTCGGTGAGAAGGAAGCCCATGAAATCCAAACACAATCTCTATTAGAGTCAGTAGAAACACCGTCAGGGGGTTCAAAAGAAATATTTGATGATAGCATTGCACACAATGAAATAGGGCTGAAAACATCTACATCTGTAAATGAAGTAGCAGATGAAATTTTTGATGCATCAGAGGACCCCCTGCAGTCAGATTTATTAAAACAGGATTCTCCTGAAACAGAAAATCATTCAGACCTTACTGTCTGTGACCTCCCTCAAGAACCAAGTAACAGACCAGCGATCGGATTAGTAAATTCAGGGGATTTGGACCAAATTACTGCAGTCGCAACATCTTTAGGATCTTTTGAGGAGATGAAGGCCAACATAAGCGAGCTGCACATTCCAGCAGAAGATCATTCACAAAGCTCTGATATGACCCAATATGAACCCTTAAATGAAACGTTTGTGAAAGCAGCTGAGTTTGAAACTCCAATGTTATCCTTAGAAATTGGTGCAAAACAAATTCAGACACTTCAGGAAATGGCCAAGTGTTCTCTTATTGAATGTGTTGAATTAAGAAGTGAGCAGATTGGTGAAACCATGAAAACAGAGACTGATTCAGAAGATAAAGGAGAAGTCTTGATGACAGGCAGTGAAGCAGACAATGAGATTCTTGAGCTGAACATAGAAAAAGAAGGCATACTGTCTCAAGCAACAATGGAAACTATCAGTGAATCACTAAATCAAGATACATGTGAAGCTTCAGAGCGTGACGTCAATCGAACAGAACTTGTAGAGGATTCACCAGATCCTGCAGAAGCAAAAACTGAATTATTGAAGTCAGAGGTTCTGGAGGAAACCCAATATTTGCAGGGGAAATCAGAGAGATACACAGAGAACATCAAGACAGAGGTCGGACTGTTAAGTGAAACACATTCATTGGATACCACTGTAGAGGAcgtagaaaaaataataaatcaagtTATGAAAGAACTGATAGAGACAGAAAATAAATGCATACAAGAAACACCTTGTGATGCAGAATTTCAAAAGCCAGCAGAATGTTTGCCAGCAGGTGCCTTATTGTTGGAGGGAGAAAAGGAAATGTTAGGAGATGCAGATCAGAGTTTGGTACAAATGAAGGTGGAAACGGTGATTTGTGAAACCGTCGAGATGCAAAAGGATGAGCATGATGTTTTCTGTCCAGAATTTGAACCAGCTGATGCAGGTTGTGAGCAGAAAGAAAGGGATACAGTTGGAGAAACACCATTCTCTTGTCATGATGAAAAAATTGAAACTGATCAACCGGGGCTGAAAACATTTGATAACACGAGCAAAGATCTTCCAGAGGTTAAAACGGAAGAAGAAGAATCCCTGGTAGACGGGTCAGCAACTGTTGATTTAGATATACAG CAAACATCTTTGGACTTTAGTGTTCAGAAGTCTAGAATTGCTCTGAAGAATCCCCTAACTCGACCACCAAAAGACCCCAGAAAGCTCATAAACAAGACCTCAACAGAACCGTCTCTTCAAAAGCCTCCACCATGTGGCCTGTTAAAGGCGGGTCATGGAGTTGGCGTTTCTATACAAAGTAAAGGGGTCATTGGAATTAAACTCCCAG TGATTGGTGAGCTGCCCAAACTGAGAAAAACAGAGTTTGGCCAGAAAGTAAGAGAAGAGGGAAAGGCAGAGAGCAGACTACAGGTGGAG TCAAAATCAGTTGCACAAACAGAAAATTCTGTCAAACAAGAGCAAGCTTCACTTAAACCCAAATGGACACCCCCAAAGCATCCTGG tATGGGCAGTCCTTTGATGATGGCAGAACTCAAAAGCAAACTCAAAGCACCTGTAAAGAAGTAA
- the ppp4cb gene encoding serine/threonine-protein phosphatase 4 catalytic subunit B, whose product MSDMSDLDRQIDQLRRCELIKENEVKALCAKAREILVEESNVQRVDSPVTVCGDIHGQFYDLKELFRVGGDVPETNYLFMGDFVDRGFYSVETFLLLLALKVRYPDRITLIRGNHESRQITQVYGFYDECLRKYGSVTVWRYCTEIFDYLSLSAIIDGKIFCVHGGLSPSIQTLDQIRTIDRKQEVPHDGPMCDLLWSDPEDTTGWGVSPRGAGYLFGSDVVAQFNAANDIDMICRAHQLVMEGYKWHFNETVLTVWSAPNYCYRCGNVAAILELDEHLQKEFIIFEAAPQETRGIPSKKPVADYFL is encoded by the exons ATGAGTGACATGAGTGATCTAGACAGACAGATCGACCAGCTACGGAGATGTGAGCTCATCAAGGAAAATGAGGTGAAAGCCCTGTGTGCCAAAGCCAG AGAGATTCTAGTTGAAGAGAGTAATGTACAAAGAGTGGACTCTCCAGTAACA GTGTGTGGTGACATCCATGGGCAGTTTTATGATTTGAAGGAGTTGTTTAGA GTAGGAGGAGATGTTCCAGAAACAAACTACCTCTTCATGGGAGATTTTGTGGACCGAGGCTTTTACAGTGTTGAGACTTTTCTGTTACTTCTTGCTCTTAAG GTGCGCTATCCAGACAGAATTACCCTGATCCGAGGGAACCATGAGTCAAGGCAAATCACACAAGTCTATGGCTTTTATGATGAGTGCTTAAGAAAATATGGCTCGGTCACAGTATGGAGGTACTGCACGGAGATCTTCGACTACCTGTCTCTCTCAGCTATCATTGATGGCAAA ATCTTTTGTGTACATGGAGGTCTCTCGCCCTCAATCCAAACTCTGGACCAGATTAGAACTATTGACAGGAAGCAGGAAGTGCCTCATGATGGCCCTATGTGTGATCTTTTGTGGTCTGATCCTGAAG ACACCACAGGCTGGGGTGTTAGCCCTAGGGGTGCTGGCTATCTTTTTGGCAGTGATGTTGTGGCCCAGTTTAATGCTGCCAATGACATTGACATGATTTGTCGGGCACACCAGCTTGTCATGGAAGGATACAAGTGGCACTTCAATGAGACCGTTCTCACTGTGTGGTCTGCTCCAAATTACTGCTACAG GTGTGGTAACGTGGCTGCAATTTTGGAACTTGATGAACACCTGCAGAAAGAATTCATTATATTTGAAGCCGCTCCACAAGAAACAAGAGGCATTCCATCCAAAAAGCCAGTTGCTGATTATTTCCTTTGA